Proteins from a single region of Parambassis ranga chromosome 16, fParRan2.1, whole genome shotgun sequence:
- the LOC114448274 gene encoding C-X-C chemokine receptor type 3-like, with protein sequence MEKMEVELDGLFRINTSYDYPDDYEYKDPAEPRGSAAVGLQVLYSLVLVVGLLGNILLLAVLAQKRRPWSMSDIFVLHLGVADILLLLTLPFWAAQAAQNCEWCSEILCRICGIVFHVNFYCGIFLLVCISLDHYLSAIHAIQLYSRWGPRSVHISCLAVWIISLLLTIPDWMYLGHKKDPAPCVRSYSDLSLLSHMFHHTIGFVLPGAVLIICCAHILVRLLSNPRSLPKQRAVMILSLVAVFFLFWFPYNIILFLDTVRKSSAKKDTSPTGKLETALMATAALGCIHSCLRPLLYLGLCKGFRKQLLATLRRATVDSNSPLWELGVGEEAVREQNQELEEQKQMSSGC encoded by the exons ATGGAGAAGATGGAGGTGGAACTCGATGGATTATTTCGTATAAACACCAGCTACGACTATCCTGATGACTACGAATACAAAGACCCTGCTGAGCCAAGGGGCAGTGCAGCAGTTGGGCTGCAGGTTCTGTACTCTTTGGTGCTGGTTGTAGGCCTGCTGGGGAATATTCTGCTCCTGGCTGTCCTGGCTCAGAAGAGGCGACCatggagcatgtcagacataTTTGTTCTCCACCTGGGGGTTGCAGACATCCTGCTCTTGCTGACGCTGCCTTTCTGGGCGGCACAGGCAGCTCAGAATTGTGAATGGTGCTCAGAGATTCTCTGCAGGATCTGTGGAATTGTTTTTCAT GTCAACTTCTATTGTGGGATCTTTCTGCTGGTTTGCATCAGCCTGGACCACTACCTGTCTGCCATCCATGCCATCCAGCTGTACTCGCGTTGGGGGCCCCGGAGTGTTCACATCAGCTGCCTGGCAgtctggatcatctccctgctcctcACCATCCCTGACTGGATGTACCTGGGTCATAAGAAAGATCCAGCACCATGTGTCCGCAGTTACTCTGACCTCAGCCTGCTGTCACACATGTTCCACCACACAATAGGCTTTGTGTTACCTGGAGCTGTTCTGATCATCTGCTGTGCCCATATCCTGGTACGACTGCTTTCCAACCCTAGAAGCCTGCCGAAGCAGAGAGCTGTCATGATCCTCTCTCTGGTCGcggttttctttctcttctggTTTCCGTACAACATCATACTCTTTCTGGACACTGTTAGGAAGAGCAGTGCTAAGAAAGACACATCTCCTACAGGTAAACTGGAAACAGCTCTTATGGCCACTGCTGCCCTTGGCTGCATTCACTCCTGCCTCAGGCCTCTGCTGTATCTGGGCCTGTGTAAAGGCTTCAGGAAGCAATTACTGGCCACACTCAGGCGTGCCACGGTAGACTCCAACAGCCCGCTGTGGGAGCTGGGTGTGGGTGAGGAGGCCGTCCGTGAACAAAATCAGGAGCTGGAAGAGCAGAAACAGATGAGCAGTGGGTGCTGA
- the cxcr3.1 gene encoding C-X-C chemokine receptor type 3.1: protein MATITIDDDVQSLLDGFDELYDNTSLGYDDCCEGGDVCDLSVGVNFEAAYIPVLYCVVFVVGMVGNGVLLVVLFRSRKAWSVTDTFILHLGVADILLLLTLPFWAAQAVHREGWQFGTPVCKMTGAVFTINFYCGIFLLACISLDRYLSIVHATQMYSRRKPWAIHASCMAVWAFSLFLSIPDWIFYEALFDGRRMKNECIPNYSRYNADSLNDWQLASRLVTHIIGFLIPSAVLLFCYSCILRRLRCGSQGLQKQKAFRVIIAVVVVFFLCWTPYNVTLIVDTVYSNADDENNTCAVRLFLEKAVVVTASVGYLHCSLNPILYAFVGVKFRRQLLEILRSLGCKTCIKLQSAVNSRRSSIWSESADTSNSIAI, encoded by the exons ATGGCCACGATTACAATAGATGATGACGTTCAGTCATTGCTGGATGGCTTTGATGAATTATATGACAACACATCTTTAGGATATGACGATTGCTGTGAGGGCGGTGATGTTTGTGATCTCAGTGTTGGGGTGAATTTCGAGGCAGCCTACATTCCAGTTTTGTACTGTGTGGTGTTTGTTGTGGGTATGGTGGGGAACGGAGTGCTGCTGGTAGTCCTGTTTAGGAGTAGGAAGGCCTGGAGTGTAACGGACACCTTCATCCTCCACCTGGGAGTGGCTGATATCCTCCTGTTGTTGACGCTGCCCTTCTGGGCTGCACAGGCTGTTCATCGTGAAGGATGGCAGTTTGGTACTCCTGTCTGCAAGATGACTGGTGCAGTTTTTACG ATCAACTTCTACTGTGGGATCTTTCTTCTGGCCTGCATCAGCCTGGATCGCTACCTATCCATTGTCCATGCTACACAGATGTACTCCCGCAGGAAGCCCTGGGCCATCCATGCCAGTTGCATGGCAGTGTGGGCTTTCTCCTTGTTTCTTTCTATCCCAGACTGGATCTTTTATGAGGCTCTGTTTGATGGAAGACggatgaaaaatgaatgtattCCTAACTACTCACGGTATAATGCAGACTCTTTAAATGACTGGCAGCTGGCATCACGCCTGGTCACACACATTATTGGCTTCCTCATCCCCTCTGCTGTCCTCCTGTTCTGCTACTCCTGCATCCTGCGGCGCCTGCGCTGCGGCTCCCAGGGCCTACAAAAGCAGAAAGCCTTCAGGGTCATCATTGCTGTGGTGGTggttttctttctctgctggaCGCCATACAATGTCACTCTCATAGTGGACACTGTTTACTCCAACGCGGATGACGAAAACAACACTTGTGCAGTCAGATTATTTCTGGAGAAAGCTGTGGTAGTGACTGCTTCTGTGGGATACCTCCACTGCAGCCTCAATCCCATCCTGTATGCCTTTGTAGGCGTAAAGTTCCGCCGCCAGCTCCTGGAAATCCTGAGGTCTCTGGGCTGCAAGACCTGCATCAAACTACAATCTGCTGTCAACAGCAGAAGAAGCTCTATATGGTCCGAGTCTGCTGACACCTCCAACTCAATAGCTATCTGA